The Chitinophagales bacterium genome has a window encoding:
- a CDS encoding glycosyltransferase family 4 protein yields MKQVLFLNLTAFSQTGGIERFNKCFLKALNELDMTGETDSYSISAYDKTATEHYYPKNRYKCFATRKVPFVLSSIMTAGKYDVIFIGHVNLAIVGVAIKYLYPSKKVILITHGIEVWQELKGIKRKLLYVADKILSVSNFTRKKIEDVNGIKEGVITVFPNTIDPYFPIPDTVRRSDELRKRYGLSSKDFVIYTLTRISDTELFKGYDKVIEALSILVKEHPQGKYVIAGKYDAAEKARIDTLVAKYKLQGHVVLTGFLREEELVAHYQMADVYIMPSRKEGFGIVFIEALVCGVPVIAGNADGSVDALINGELGTLVDPNSVTEIGDALKMHIENNRRNNEQERSTIRQKTLDNFSFNKYKQRLSDIIAGC; encoded by the coding sequence ATGAAGCAAGTACTATTTCTTAATCTTACCGCATTTTCGCAAACAGGTGGGATAGAAAGGTTCAATAAGTGCTTTCTGAAGGCCTTGAATGAACTGGATATGACTGGGGAGACTGATAGTTACTCTATTTCTGCTTACGATAAAACTGCAACAGAACATTATTATCCGAAGAATAGGTATAAATGTTTCGCGACAAGGAAGGTGCCGTTTGTACTTAGCAGTATAATGACTGCAGGTAAGTATGATGTAATATTTATTGGTCATGTCAACCTGGCTATTGTAGGTGTGGCTATCAAGTACCTATATCCTTCAAAGAAGGTCATATTGATCACACATGGTATTGAGGTTTGGCAGGAGTTGAAGGGTATTAAAAGAAAGCTGTTGTATGTTGCTGACAAGATATTATCGGTAAGTAATTTTACCAGGAAGAAAATAGAAGATGTAAATGGCATAAAGGAGGGAGTAATCACGGTTTTTCCAAACACAATTGATCCTTATTTTCCGATCCCTGACACTGTTAGACGGTCGGATGAGTTGCGTAAACGCTATGGCCTGAGTAGTAAAGATTTTGTCATATATACACTTACAAGGATTTCTGATACCGAACTGTTTAAAGGATACGATAAAGTGATCGAAGCTTTGTCTATTTTAGTGAAAGAACATCCACAGGGCAAATATGTGATAGCAGGAAAGTATGACGCTGCTGAAAAGGCCCGGATTGATACGCTTGTGGCCAAATATAAACTACAGGGTCATGTTGTTCTGACCGGTTTTCTACGGGAGGAGGAATTGGTAGCACATTACCAGATGGCGGATGTTTATATTATGCCCAGTCGTAAGGAAGGATTTGGTATCGTGTTCATAGAGGCTCTGGTATGTGGTGTGCCGGTAATTGCCGGTAATGCAGATGGAAGTGTGGACGCGCTGATTAACGGTGAATTGGGTACACTTGTCGATCCAAATAGTGTAACAGAAATTGGTGACGCACTGAAGATGCATATAGAGAATAACAGGCGCAATAACGAACAGGAAAGAAGTACTATCAGGCAAAAAACACTTGATAATTTCTCATTTAACAAGTATAAACAACGCTTGTCTGATATTATTGCAGGATGTTAG
- a CDS encoding ABC transporter ATP-binding protein, producing the protein MSDIAISVANVSKMYRLGEVGTGTISHDLNRWWHKVTGKEDPYLKLGEANRRDARGDSNYVWALRDVSFDVRQGEVLGIIGKNGAGKSTLLKLLSRITAPTTGIIKAKGRIASLLEVGTGFHPELTGRENIFLNGAILGMTKTEIKAKFDEIVDFSGVARYIDTPVKRYSSGMYVRLAFAVAAFLEPEILIVDEVLAVGDAEFQKKCLGRMKDVSVNDGRTVLFVSHNMSAVQTLCNRVVVMNDGKVSFEGGVSAGVGKYLEVYSQSLRKRTWSMEEAPGNEHVKILEAIVRPAGGTDADPILINDMIELFFKIYIEDDNDAILDVTFHLKDELGHLVFVSGTAEDDQSLEYRKGVVEVCAHIPKGLMHHGNYLVEWVLVVQNRGSVLYGMENILQFEIVDTGSDKLGWMGAKEGVVKPRLKWTNSRS; encoded by the coding sequence ATGTCTGATATTGCAATTAGTGTAGCAAATGTTTCAAAGATGTACCGCCTGGGTGAGGTAGGTACAGGTACTATATCTCACGATCTGAACAGGTGGTGGCACAAGGTGACAGGTAAAGAAGATCCGTATTTGAAACTTGGAGAGGCAAACCGTAGGGATGCCAGGGGAGACAGTAATTATGTATGGGCACTCAGGGATGTGTCGTTTGACGTGCGCCAAGGAGAAGTGTTAGGTATAATCGGGAAGAATGGAGCCGGTAAATCTACATTGTTGAAGCTACTGTCCCGTATTACAGCTCCAACAACAGGAATAATAAAAGCCAAAGGTCGTATTGCAAGTTTGCTTGAGGTTGGTACAGGTTTCCATCCTGAGCTGACAGGCAGGGAAAATATATTCCTGAACGGCGCTATCCTGGGTATGACCAAAACAGAAATAAAAGCGAAGTTTGATGAGATCGTTGATTTTTCGGGCGTAGCAAGGTATATAGATACTCCTGTAAAGAGGTACAGCTCAGGTATGTATGTAAGGCTGGCTTTTGCTGTAGCCGCTTTCCTGGAGCCTGAGATACTTATCGTGGATGAGGTGTTGGCAGTAGGCGATGCTGAATTTCAGAAGAAATGCCTTGGCCGCATGAAGGATGTAAGTGTGAATGATGGTCGTACTGTGTTGTTTGTAAGCCATAATATGTCTGCTGTGCAAACCTTGTGCAACAGGGTGGTTGTTATGAATGACGGTAAAGTGTCATTTGAAGGTGGCGTATCGGCTGGTGTTGGGAAATACCTGGAGGTGTACAGCCAAAGCCTCAGGAAGAGAACATGGAGTATGGAAGAAGCACCGGGGAATGAACATGTGAAAATACTGGAGGCAATAGTAAGGCCTGCAGGCGGTACGGATGCCGATCCGATATTGATCAATGATATGATAGAACTTTTTTTTAAGATCTATATTGAAGATGACAATGATGCTATCCTGGATGTTACCTTTCACCTGAAAGATGAGCTGGGACATTTAGTGTTTGTGAGCGGTACAGCAGAAGATGATCAATCCCTAGAGTATAGGAAAGGAGTTGTTGAAGTGTGCGCACATATACCCAAAGGCCTGATGCATCATGGTAACTACCTGGTAGAGTGGGTATTGGTAGTACAGAATAGGGGTTCTGTATTGTACGGTATGGAGAATATTTTGCAATTTGAGATAGTTGACACCGGTAGCGATAAGTTGGGATGGATGGGAGCTAAAGAGGGGGTAGTTAAGCCCAGATTAAAATGGACAAATAGCAGATCATGA
- a CDS encoding class I SAM-dependent methyltransferase translates to MKYKEIVEHYESCFEKHGDNHRGMDWPKLEDVDTRYQVMLDLIYFNKDSSANVSLLDFGCGTAHLLDYMVKAGNVKCKYSGLDLSSKFVDLAKDKHPDVSFYCGDILDPGFELPAHDYIVMNGVFTEKRNLSFEEMWSYFTSMIDALTPKYNKGLAFNVMSKNVDWERDDLFHLSLDKLTAYLCKNITRNFVIRNDYGLYEYTVYLYKK, encoded by the coding sequence ATGAAGTACAAAGAAATAGTTGAGCATTACGAAAGTTGTTTTGAAAAACATGGTGATAATCATCGCGGTATGGATTGGCCTAAACTTGAGGATGTCGATACAAGGTACCAGGTGATGTTAGATCTGATCTATTTTAATAAAGACAGTTCCGCAAATGTTTCATTGCTGGACTTTGGTTGCGGTACGGCGCATTTGCTTGATTATATGGTGAAGGCAGGGAATGTGAAGTGTAAATACTCAGGCCTTGATCTGTCGTCAAAATTTGTTGACCTGGCAAAGGATAAACATCCGGATGTCTCATTTTATTGTGGTGATATACTTGATCCCGGATTTGAACTGCCAGCGCATGACTATATCGTTATGAACGGTGTTTTTACCGAAAAACGCAACCTGAGCTTTGAAGAAATGTGGTCTTATTTTACCTCTATGATCGATGCGCTAACCCCCAAATACAATAAAGGGCTGGCTTTTAATGTGATGTCGAAAAATGTTGATTGGGAAAGGGATGACCTGTTTCATCTTTCGCTAGATAAACTTACAGCGTATTTGTGCAAAAACATTACCAGGAATTTTGTTATCAGAAATGATTACGGTTTGTATGAATACACCGTTTACTTGTATAAAAAATAA
- the gmd gene encoding GDP-mannose 4,6-dehydratase, with the protein MAKVALITGITGQDGAYLAEFLLKKGYVVHGIKRRSSLFNTDRIDHLYQDPHVRDRHFILHYGDLTDSTNIIRIIQEAQPDEIYNLGAMSHVKVSFETPEYTANTDAIGTLRILEAVRLLNMTEKVKIYQASTSELYGEVQEIPQKETTPFYPRSPYGVAKLYGYWITVNYREAYNMYACNGILFNHESPLRGETFVTRKITRAVAQISLGLQNKFYIGNMDAKRDWGHARDYVEAMWLMLQQEKAEDYVIATGVTTTVRDFIIMAFREVGAELEFVGEGVNEKGIVKHCGEDSMMKAGQEVVSVDPKYFRPTEVDLLIGDATKAKKQLGWQAKTPLDELVKEMVEADVEAFKKDKLLRDAGYDFIQQHD; encoded by the coding sequence ATGGCGAAAGTTGCATTAATAACAGGTATTACCGGCCAGGACGGAGCCTATCTTGCGGAGTTTCTATTGAAAAAAGGATATGTAGTTCATGGTATTAAGAGAAGGAGCTCTCTTTTTAACACCGACAGGATAGACCACTTGTACCAGGATCCTCATGTAAGGGACAGGCATTTCATATTGCACTATGGCGACCTGACCGACAGCACTAATATTATACGTATCATACAGGAAGCGCAGCCTGATGAAATATATAACCTAGGGGCCATGAGCCATGTAAAGGTGAGTTTTGAAACGCCGGAGTATACTGCCAATACAGATGCGATAGGCACCCTGAGAATATTAGAAGCAGTACGCCTGTTGAATATGACTGAAAAGGTTAAGATATACCAGGCTTCAACGTCTGAACTATATGGTGAAGTTCAAGAGATACCTCAGAAAGAAACAACCCCGTTTTACCCCAGGTCTCCTTATGGTGTAGCCAAATTATATGGTTATTGGATAACAGTGAATTACAGAGAAGCATATAATATGTATGCTTGTAATGGTATCTTGTTCAATCATGAAAGCCCGTTAAGGGGTGAGACATTTGTTACGCGCAAAATAACACGGGCAGTCGCACAGATATCTCTCGGATTGCAGAACAAGTTTTACATTGGCAATATGGATGCGAAAAGAGATTGGGGACATGCCAGGGATTATGTGGAAGCGATGTGGTTGATGCTGCAACAGGAAAAAGCCGAGGACTATGTGATAGCAACAGGTGTAACTACTACTGTGAGGGATTTTATTATAATGGCCTTCAGGGAAGTGGGAGCAGAACTGGAGTTTGTGGGTGAGGGTGTGAATGAGAAAGGGATCGTTAAGCATTGCGGAGAAGATAGCATGATGAAAGCAGGACAGGAAGTTGTTTCTGTTGATCCGAAATATTTTAGGCCTACAGAAGTTGATCTGTTGATAGGCGATGCTACCAAAGCGAAAAAACAATTGGGTTGGCAGGCTAAAACACCACTGGATGAACTAGTAAAAGAAATGGTAGAAGCAGATGTGGAAGCATTCAAGAAAGACAAGTTGCTGAGGGACGCAGGCTACGATTTTATACAACAGCACGATTAA
- a CDS encoding ABC transporter permease, with translation MIKQDNDWNLVIKPKSGFFDINLQEIWRYRDLVFLLVKRDFISFYKQTVLGPLWFAIQPILTTAVYVLLFNRIAHVSTNGAPPILFQMAGITCWMYFSEVLMKTSDTFITNASIFGKVYFPRIVIPVSIVMSSMIRLGIQLSLFFCVWAYYYFFTDANIHLTWAALLFPVLIILMGMQGLGFGIIISSLTSKYRDLRYLLTFGIQLLQFTTTVAYPLSTVSSSARNIIGYHPFTSILETFRFGFLGTGQFYEGYFIYSVIITFVFLSIGILIFNRVEKTFMDTV, from the coding sequence ATGATCAAACAGGATAATGATTGGAACCTGGTCATAAAACCGAAAAGTGGCTTTTTTGACATCAATCTACAGGAAATATGGCGTTATCGTGACCTGGTATTTCTGCTGGTTAAGCGTGACTTTATTTCCTTTTACAAACAGACTGTATTAGGGCCGTTGTGGTTTGCCATACAGCCTATACTAACTACGGCAGTATATGTTCTGTTATTCAATCGAATTGCCCATGTGTCTACCAATGGCGCACCACCAATACTGTTCCAGATGGCAGGCATTACCTGCTGGATGTATTTTTCAGAGGTATTGATGAAAACATCTGATACATTTATAACCAACGCCAGCATATTTGGTAAAGTGTACTTTCCCCGTATTGTAATTCCTGTATCGATAGTTATGTCAAGTATGATAAGGTTGGGAATTCAACTATCCTTGTTCTTTTGTGTGTGGGCCTACTATTACTTTTTTACTGACGCGAATATTCACTTGACATGGGCGGCACTATTGTTCCCGGTACTTATAATACTAATGGGTATGCAGGGGCTTGGATTCGGCATCATTATTTCTTCGCTCACTTCAAAGTATCGCGACCTGCGATACCTGTTGACATTTGGAATCCAGTTGTTACAATTCACAACTACTGTAGCATATCCATTATCTACGGTAAGCAGTAGTGCCAGGAATATTATTGGTTATCACCCTTTCACATCTATCCTTGAGACATTTAGGTTTGGTTTTTTGGGTACCGGGCAGTTTTATGAAGGGTATTTTATTTATAGCGTAATAATAACATTTGTGTTTTTGAGTATCGGCATACTGATCTTTAACAGGGTCGAGAAAACGTTCATGGACACAGTTTAA
- a CDS encoding DegT/DnrJ/EryC1/StrS family aminotransferase, whose amino-acid sequence MINVTKPFLPPIEEYNSLLQGIWKRSWLTNNGPLVNEFELKVKEYCRLDHMLFLNNGTIAIQIAIKALELTGEIITTPFSYVATTSSIVWEGLKPVFVDVDAETYNIDPHKIEEAITPATSAILATHVFGNPCDIEAIQAIADKHNLKVIYDAAHAFGVKYKGKSVFEYGDISTTSFHATKLFHTVEGGAVFTKDAALLKKMTYLRNFGHSGPEHFADLGINGKNSEFHAAMGLVNLKYIDGILASRKRQTDFYKENLAKLRHSTQTITKDTHYNHSYFPVVFETEEHTLKYIKALNAEWVFPRRYFHPVLNKLPYVDRVDMPVAESLSNRIICLPLYHDLAEEEQLFIIRLLMRAQNN is encoded by the coding sequence ATGATAAACGTAACCAAACCATTTTTGCCACCTATAGAGGAGTATAACTCGTTATTGCAGGGTATATGGAAACGTAGTTGGCTGACCAATAACGGTCCTTTGGTCAATGAATTTGAGCTGAAGGTTAAGGAATACTGTCGTTTGGATCATATGCTGTTCCTGAACAACGGAACAATTGCGATACAAATTGCCATAAAGGCACTTGAGCTGACCGGAGAGATCATTACTACACCATTTTCTTATGTAGCAACAACTTCAAGCATCGTATGGGAGGGTTTGAAGCCGGTCTTTGTAGATGTCGATGCTGAAACGTATAACATAGACCCGCACAAAATAGAAGAAGCAATAACACCAGCTACATCAGCCATACTGGCGACTCATGTATTTGGCAATCCATGTGATATTGAAGCGATACAGGCTATTGCTGATAAACACAACCTAAAAGTGATATACGATGCCGCTCATGCATTTGGGGTAAAGTATAAAGGCAAAAGTGTATTTGAATATGGGGATATCAGTACCACGAGTTTCCATGCTACAAAATTATTTCATACTGTTGAGGGTGGTGCCGTATTTACAAAAGATGCTGCATTGCTTAAGAAAATGACCTACCTCAGGAATTTCGGACACAGCGGTCCTGAACATTTTGCAGATTTGGGTATAAATGGTAAAAACTCGGAGTTTCATGCAGCAATGGGGTTAGTTAACCTGAAATATATTGATGGAATATTAGCGTCAAGAAAACGACAGACAGACTTCTATAAAGAGAACCTGGCTAAGCTCAGGCATTCAACACAAACCATAACTAAGGATACACACTATAATCACTCATACTTTCCTGTGGTTTTTGAAACTGAAGAACATACACTGAAGTATATAAAAGCATTGAATGCCGAATGGGTTTTTCCACGACGTTATTTTCATCCTGTGCTCAATAAGCTTCCTTATGTAGATAGGGTAGATATGCCGGTAGCAGAGTCTCTGAGTAACAGGATAATATGCTTGCCGTTATATCATGATCTTGCGGAAGAAGAGCAGTTATTTATTATTAGGTTATTAATGAGAGCACAAAATAACTAA
- a CDS encoding GDP-L-fucose synthase, translating to MNKNDKVYIAGHRGMVGSAILRKLVLEGYTNIIYRTSAELDLRDQQAVASFFSEEQPEYVFLAAAKVGGILANNTYRADFLYDNLMIQNNVIHHAYKNGVKKLLFLGSSCIYPKLAPQPMKEDALLTGLLEPTNEPYAIAKISGIKMCDAYRAQYGCDFISAMPTNLYGPNDNYDLNNSHVLPAMLRKFHEAMQRNDDNVALWGTGSPLREFLHVDDLAEACVFLMNSYSEAGHINVGSGSEISIKALAELIMDVVGYEGGLKWDQSKPDGTPRKLMDNSKINELGWKPNISLRQGIESVYKEKFAVQA from the coding sequence ATGAACAAAAATGACAAGGTATATATAGCTGGCCACAGAGGCATGGTTGGTAGTGCCATCTTGAGGAAGCTTGTGCTTGAGGGGTATACAAATATTATTTACAGGACCTCAGCGGAGCTGGACCTACGTGATCAACAGGCTGTAGCATCTTTTTTTAGCGAGGAACAACCCGAATATGTTTTTCTTGCAGCAGCAAAGGTTGGTGGAATACTGGCTAATAATACCTATCGTGCAGATTTTTTGTACGATAACCTGATGATACAGAACAATGTAATACACCATGCCTATAAAAATGGGGTGAAGAAGTTGTTGTTTCTGGGGTCTTCATGCATATACCCGAAGCTGGCACCACAGCCTATGAAGGAAGATGCACTACTGACAGGCCTGCTAGAACCCACAAATGAGCCTTACGCAATAGCCAAGATATCAGGAATTAAAATGTGCGATGCATATAGGGCGCAATATGGCTGCGACTTTATCTCGGCTATGCCAACCAACCTGTATGGCCCTAATGACAACTATGACTTGAACAACTCTCATGTGTTGCCCGCCATGCTCCGGAAGTTTCACGAAGCAATGCAGCGTAACGACGATAATGTAGCGTTGTGGGGCACAGGTTCACCTCTCAGGGAATTTTTGCACGTGGATGATCTTGCAGAAGCATGTGTTTTCCTGATGAACAGCTATAGCGAAGCGGGACATATAAACGTGGGCTCGGGGTCTGAAATAAGTATTAAAGCTCTGGCTGAATTGATAATGGATGTAGTTGGTTATGAAGGTGGTCTCAAATGGGACCAGTCAAAACCAGACGGTACCCCCCGCAAACTGATGGATAATAGTAAGATAAATGAACTGGGCTGGAAACCTAATATATCATTACGGCAAGGCATAGAAAGCGTATACAAAGAAAAATTTGCCGTGCAGGCATAA
- a CDS encoding acetyltransferase, producing MAKVVIFGVQDFAELAHYYLVNDSEHEVVAFSVNEQYMPEQPTFHGLPVVPFETVESSYPPVEFSFFAPMSPQRMNRLRESVYNSIKEKGYNLISYISTKATLFDNPIGDNCFILENNVIQPFTSVGNNVVLWSGNHIGHHGKIEDHVMFTSHVVLSGHCKVCSYSVLGVNATIRDGVTIAEGTFVAMAASITKDTEAWSMYKGNPAVKSDRSTKDM from the coding sequence ATGGCTAAAGTAGTAATATTCGGAGTGCAGGATTTTGCAGAGTTAGCACACTACTATCTTGTTAATGACTCAGAGCATGAAGTTGTGGCTTTTAGTGTAAATGAACAGTATATGCCTGAGCAACCAACATTTCACGGTTTGCCGGTTGTTCCTTTCGAGACTGTAGAATCTTCGTACCCACCTGTTGAATTCAGTTTTTTTGCACCTATGTCTCCGCAACGAATGAACAGGCTCAGGGAGAGTGTTTACAATAGCATTAAAGAAAAAGGATATAACCTGATAAGTTATATCAGTACCAAAGCAACATTATTTGACAACCCGATAGGAGATAATTGCTTTATTCTTGAGAATAACGTTATTCAACCATTTACTTCTGTTGGTAATAATGTTGTTCTCTGGAGCGGCAACCATATAGGTCATCACGGGAAAATCGAAGATCATGTGATGTTTACTTCTCACGTGGTGTTGTCAGGTCATTGTAAAGTTTGCAGTTATTCAGTGCTCGGAGTTAATGCTACGATAAGAGATGGAGTGACCATTGCAGAAGGCACATTTGTGGCTATGGCAGCCAGCATAACAAAGGATACAGAGGCCTGGTCTATGTATAAGGGTAACCCTGCAGTAAAATCGGACAGGTCAACAAAAGATATGTAG
- a CDS encoding WbqC family protein — MQPYVFPYIGYFQLISAVEMFVFYDDVNFINKGWINRNRILLNNKDHTITIPCQNASQNRLIKDIELSADNKVVKKLLMTIHAAYSKAPEFKQVYPLIENIFNSGCSTISELAIRSILDICDYLDISAEFKTSSESYNNIDLKKGDRLIDICQIEQKGVYINPEGGKAIYTKEYFKEKGVNLQFLTSKKSEYSQFKQPFVPWLSIIDVLMFNSKADIVGLLGKYELT, encoded by the coding sequence ATGCAGCCTTATGTATTCCCGTATATAGGGTATTTTCAGTTGATAAGCGCTGTGGAGATGTTCGTTTTTTATGATGATGTTAATTTCATCAACAAAGGCTGGATCAACAGGAACCGGATACTGCTGAATAATAAAGATCATACGATAACGATTCCATGCCAGAATGCCAGCCAGAACAGGCTTATTAAGGATATTGAACTAAGTGCCGATAATAAAGTTGTTAAGAAGCTGCTAATGACCATTCATGCAGCATATTCAAAAGCTCCTGAATTCAAACAGGTTTATCCATTGATCGAAAATATCTTTAACTCCGGATGCTCAACTATATCAGAGTTGGCCATTCGCAGTATTCTGGATATTTGTGATTACTTGGATATAAGTGCCGAGTTCAAAACAAGCTCTGAAAGCTACAATAATATTGATCTGAAAAAAGGAGACAGGTTAATTGATATCTGTCAGATTGAACAGAAAGGTGTATATATAAATCCTGAAGGTGGTAAAGCTATTTACACGAAAGAATATTTTAAAGAAAAGGGAGTAAACCTTCAGTTTCTGACATCAAAAAAAAGTGAGTATTCACAGTTTAAGCAGCCATTTGTTCCCTGGTTATCAATAATTGATGTTTTAATGTTTAACTCGAAGGCAGATATAGTTGGTCTGTTAGGCAAATATGAACTGACATGA